One Artemia franciscana chromosome 7, ASM3288406v1, whole genome shotgun sequence DNA segment encodes these proteins:
- the LOC136029135 gene encoding cuticle protein 7-like, which translates to MLSKVFLLTLVAFVASNEYQKPAAAYPAQVAAAPYPVQAYKQNAQPVQTAAAPYPAPSYKPATYEPGMPYNFEYAVRDDYSYNNYAQKESSDGNIVSGSYIVALPDGRTQIVNYKADHYNGFVADVKYEGQAKYPQPRPYAAPPSYPSKQPY; encoded by the exons ATGCTCAGCAAA GTATTTTTACTTACACTGGTGGCTTTTGTGGCGTCTAACGAGTATCAAAAACCTGCAGCTGCATACCCTGCCCAAGTGGCTGCAGCTCCTTACCCAGTACAAGCATATAAACAAAATGCACAACCTGTCCAAACAGCTGCGGCTCCTTACCCAGCACCTTCATATAAACCAGCCACCTAT GAGCCAGGAATGCCGTACAATTTTGAATACGCAGTCAGAGATGATTATTCCTACAACAATTATGCTCAAAAAGAAAGCAGTGACGGCAATATTGTTTCTGGGTCATACATAGTAGCTCTACCCGATGGAAGAACTCAAATTGTTAATTACAAAGCTGACCACTACAACG gATTTGTAGCTGATGTTAAGTATGAAGGGCAGGCTAAATATCCACAGCCACGGCCTTATGCAGCTCCTCCGTCGTACCCATCAAAGCAACCATACTAG